From a single Rutidosis leptorrhynchoides isolate AG116_Rl617_1_P2 chromosome 5, CSIRO_AGI_Rlap_v1, whole genome shotgun sequence genomic region:
- the LOC139849006 gene encoding glutathione S-transferase T3-like, with the protein MWSKEESRILAECWARASQNNIIRNSHTTGTFWSTVLEDYNSLVTEPRRQDQLTGKWSKMCKDIKIFIGIYEKLKLHWQSGQNDADVMKHAKKGFKLQRNRVFAYEEAWSSIKDCPHFLTYDGFNNKRAQSDSINLEDSDPTPTPPRMYQTWSLFSEEILSVVLEVVIVQKVLRVPVLRMRLLSFLQTRLELALLIRP; encoded by the coding sequence ATGTGGTCCAAGGAAGAAAGCCGAATTTTAGCCGAGTGTTGGGCCCGAGCTTCTCAAAACAACATTATCAGGAACTCGCACACTACCGGGACTTTTTGGTCCACCGTCCTAGAGGACTACAACAGTTTGGTTACCGAGCCTCGTCGACAAGATCAATTAACGGGAAAGTGGAGTAAGATGTGTAAAGACATCAAGATCTTCATTGGAATTTACGAAAAGCTAAAACTACATTGGCAAAGTGGACAGAATGACGCGGATGTTATGAAACACGCGAAAAAAGGTTTCAAACTTCAAAGAAATAGGGTATTCGCATACGAAGAAGCTTGGAGTAGTATAAAAGATTGTCCTCATTTTTTAACTTACGATGGCTTCAACAACAAACGCGCCCAATCCGACTCAATTAATCTTGAGGATTCTGACCCAACACCGACACCGCCACGAATGTACCAAACTTGGAGCCTTTTTTCCGAGGAGATCCTATCCGTCGTCCTCGAGGTCGTGATAGTTCAAAAAGTGCTTAGAGTTCCGGTTCTTCGGATGCGGCTTCTCAGCTTTCTTCAGACGAGGCTCGAGCTCGCGTTATTGATTCGTCCATAG